Proteins from one Bombyx mori chromosome 25, ASM3026992v2 genomic window:
- the LOC733002 gene encoding transcription initiation factor IIA gamma chain, translating to MSYQLYRNTTIGNTLQESLDELIQYGQITPALAVKVLLQFDKSINQALSNRVKSRLTFKAGKLNTYRFCDNVWTFMLNDVEFREVQELAKVEKVKIVACDGKNVDDRR from the exons ATGTCATATCAATTATACAGAAATACCACTATTGGTAATACACTTCAAGAAAGCCTAGACGAGCTGATCCAA taTGGACAAATAACACCAGCACTAGCAGTAAAAGTTTTGCTGCAATTCGACAAATCTATAAATCAAGCTCTGTCCAATAGAGTAAAGTCTAGGCTAACCTTTAAAGCAGGAAAACTGAACACATACAg GTTTTGTGATAATGTATGGACTTTTATGTTGAATGATGTTGAATTTCGAGAAGTACAAGAATTGGCCAAGGTGGAAAAAGTTAAAATAGTAGCATGTGATGGTAAAA